From Lolium perenne isolate Kyuss_39 chromosome 5, Kyuss_2.0, whole genome shotgun sequence, a single genomic window includes:
- the LOC127301609 gene encoding transcription factor SRM1-like isoform X3, translating into MWDAIAAAVPGKTPEDVRRHYELLVEDVDGIEAGRVPLLVYAGDAGPDDGGGSGGGGGKKGSGVDKGSSKSAEQEHRKGIAWTEDEHSLPALVV; encoded by the exons ATGTGggacgccatcgccgccgccgtcccGGGCAAGACGCCCGAGGATGTCCGGCGCCACTACGAGCTGCTCGTTGAGGACGTCGACGGCATCGAGGCCGGCCGCGTGCCGCTGCTCGTCTACGCCGGTGACGCCGGGCCCGACGACGGCGGGGGCTCCGGGGGCGGGGGCGGGAAGAAGGGCTCGGGCGTCGACAAGGGCTCGTCCAAGTCCGCCGAGCAGGAGCACCGGAAGGGGATCGCCTGGACCGAGGACGAGCACAG TTTACCTGCTCTCGTGGTGTGA
- the LOC127301609 gene encoding uncharacterized protein isoform X1 has translation MLVQSRRLRLQRTSYVDIRNLGHWLIVAPLTTYSSYLFSSFRYDHLYLIISAEWLLFSQLADHRCLTNVKPPSGPTASCTSPRDTHAGLLLHVLCYSGIRLFIEISPHSSTSGFPQILQVQGQATPTAEARAQKLFGIHHQPLHLFVIYAALLDVPSSMVLPTVVDDP, from the exons ATGTTAGTCCAATCTCGAAGGCTGCG GTTGCAGAGAACGAGTTATGTTGATATACGAAATCTGGGGCATTGGCTTATCGTGGCACCTTTAACCACATATTCTTCTTATCTTTTCAGTTCTTTTAGGTACGATCATCTCTACTTGATCATTTCTGCAGAATGGTTGTTGTTTTCTCAACTTGCAGACCATCG TTGTCTGACAAATGTCAAACCTCCGTCCGGGCCGACCGCCTCTTGTACGTCCCCGCGCGACACCCACGCCGGCCTCCTCCTGCACGTCCTGTGCTATTCAG GTATTAGGCTGTTTATTGAAATATCACCACACTCCAGTACCAGTGGATTCCCACAAATCTTGCAGGTTCAGGGGCAGGCCACACCAACGGCAGAAGCGAGAGCTCAGAAATTGTTTGGTATCCATCATCAACCTTTGCACCTATTCGTGATATATGCGGCTTTGCTAGATGTACCTTCATCCATG GTTCTTCCAACTGTGGTTGATGATCCGTAG
- the LOC127301609 gene encoding uncharacterized protein isoform X2 translates to MLVQSRRLRLQRTSYVDIRNLGHWLIVAPLTTYSSYLFSSFRYDHLYLIISAEWLLFSQLADHRCLTNVKPPSGPTASCTSPRDTHAGLLLHVLCYSGSGAGHTNGRSESSEIVWFFQLWLMIRRSYRHHLIHLE, encoded by the exons ATGTTAGTCCAATCTCGAAGGCTGCG GTTGCAGAGAACGAGTTATGTTGATATACGAAATCTGGGGCATTGGCTTATCGTGGCACCTTTAACCACATATTCTTCTTATCTTTTCAGTTCTTTTAGGTACGATCATCTCTACTTGATCATTTCTGCAGAATGGTTGTTGTTTTCTCAACTTGCAGACCATCG TTGTCTGACAAATGTCAAACCTCCGTCCGGGCCGACCGCCTCTTGTACGTCCCCGCGCGACACCCACGCCGGCCTCCTCCTGCACGTCCTGTGCTATTCAG GTTCAGGGGCAGGCCACACCAACGGCAGAAGCGAGAGCTCAGAAATTGTTTG GTTCTTCCAACTGTGGTTGATGATCCGTAGGAGCTACCGGCATCATCTGATACATCTGGAATAA